CCAGTTTGTTTCCTATAGTCAATTCAGTAAGCTTCATTTATAACACACCCTGATTCCCAATACTGTATTTTCACTCTCTATCCTATGAATTAAGGAAGTTGACAAGCCTGCTGACAAATCCTTTTATACCGATTGTACCATTATCTTCTTTTTTCTCCCTGTCTTCCCCCAATTTCCTCGACAAGTCTCTTACAGACCTTGAAGCCTGACTTTTCGGAAAGTTTATCATGAATGGCTGCTGTAGTTTTACAGCCTTAATAACCATTTCATCCTGCAGTATATATCCCAGCGGGTTAAGTCTCAGTGATAAGAATTTTTCAGCTACAAGTGACAGTTTGCTCAGTATATCATTTGCTTCAGCCTGACTTTCTGCGCGGTTGACAACTACTCTGATAATCTTTTCCTTGTCCCTGTTTGATACCATCTTTATTAAAGCGTATGCATCGGTGATCGACGTAGGTTCAGGAGTAGTTACAAGAAGAACCTCGTCGGCTGCCATTACAAAGCTCATAACGTTGTCGGAAAGACCTGCTCCCGTATCAATCAGTATAATATCTGCAAGTTTATCCAATAATGCTATATTTTCTATAAATCTGTCCAACTGCTTCTTTTCTATCTGGACAAGTTCCTCTACTCCCGAACCCCCAGAAATAAACTTTATGTTTTTAGGCCCATCACACAAAACCTCCAGTATGTTTTTCCTATTGTGTATAACGTCAACCAGAGTATGTTGAGGAATAATGCCAAACAAAACATCAATATTTGCCAATCCGAAGTCAGCATCAAGTATAACCACCCTGTATCCTATCTCACTTAAGGCAATAGCCAGGTTTATGGTCAGATTCGTTTTTCCGACTCCACCCTTGCCGCTGGTTACTGTTATTACTTTTGCAGACTTCTTTTTGAAGTTCTCCAGCAGGTTAGCCTGATTTGCAGCTTGTCTGGCCTTAAGGTTTTCAATTATTTGCCTTAATTTATCTGCCTGATCCCTCATTTAAGATATGCTCCCCAATAATAGTTTTGTTATCTTTTCGGTGTTTGCAACTTCAATATCGTCAGGCACACTTTGACCGGTTGTTACATAAGATAGTTCTTTGTTTGTCCATAGTTTTGAGTTCAGTATCACTCCAGCTACCGGGGCTTCATCCAATTTCGTAAATATTAATTTGTAATCTTTGAGAAAACTATAGTTGTTTATTATTTCTTTACAGT
Above is a genomic segment from Clostridia bacterium containing:
- a CDS encoding MinD/ParA family protein, producing the protein MRDQADKLRQIIENLKARQAANQANLLENFKKKSAKVITVTSGKGGVGKTNLTINLAIALSEIGYRVVILDADFGLANIDVLFGIIPQHTLVDVIHNRKNILEVLCDGPKNIKFISGGSGVEELVQIEKKQLDRFIENIALLDKLADIILIDTGAGLSDNVMSFVMAADEVLLVTTPEPTSITDAYALIKMVSNRDKEKIIRVVVNRAESQAEANDILSKLSLVAEKFLSLRLNPLGYILQDEMVIKAVKLQQPFMINFPKSQASRSVRDLSRKLGEDREKKEDNGTIGIKGFVSRLVNFLNS